One Hydrogenoanaerobacterium saccharovorans DNA segment encodes these proteins:
- the rsgA gene encoding ribosome small subunit-dependent GTPase A, which translates to MDTKSGLIIKAMSGFYYVKCGDDLIECRARGLFRKQGQEVLVGDTAKVEMTDGGKGYVVDIGERKNVLVRPPLANIDQLVMVISTCEPLPNLLVIDRLIAIAERKGIDPLLVFTKKDMADSQRYAEIYRHAGFRVAEVSNITGEGIDAVRAQLSGKISAFSGNSGVGKSSLLNCLDKRLAIPTAEISQKLGRGRHTTRHIELFPLPEGGYVADTPGFSSLDLERCEVILKEDLAECFREFADYSDKCKFTGCSHTKEKGCAVLAALERGEIEPSRHASYISMWNDVKDLKEWELK; encoded by the coding sequence ATGGATACAAAAAGCGGTTTAATTATAAAGGCGATGAGCGGTTTTTACTATGTTAAATGCGGTGATGACCTGATTGAATGCCGTGCGCGCGGATTGTTTCGCAAACAGGGGCAGGAGGTTTTGGTGGGAGACACCGCTAAAGTAGAAATGACCGATGGCGGTAAAGGCTATGTGGTAGATATTGGGGAGCGCAAAAATGTTTTGGTGCGCCCGCCGCTTGCTAACATCGACCAACTGGTTATGGTGATTTCTACCTGCGAGCCATTGCCGAATTTACTTGTGATTGACCGACTGATTGCAATAGCTGAACGCAAGGGCATAGACCCACTTTTGGTGTTTACCAAAAAAGATATGGCCGATTCTCAGAGATATGCCGAAATCTATCGTCATGCGGGTTTTCGTGTGGCAGAGGTTTCTAACATTACGGGTGAGGGCATCGATGCAGTACGGGCACAGCTTTCGGGTAAAATCAGTGCATTTTCGGGTAATTCGGGTGTGGGTAAATCCAGCCTGCTCAACTGCTTGGACAAAAGGCTTGCTATCCCCACGGCGGAAATCAGCCAAAAGTTGGGCAGAGGGCGGCATACCACCCGGCATATAGAATTGTTCCCGTTGCCCGAGGGCGGTTATGTTGCCGATACACCCGGTTTTTCATCGCTGGATTTGGAACGCTGCGAAGTGATTTTGAAAGAAGACTTGGCAGAATGCTTTCGTGAATTTGCCGATTACAGCGATAAATGCAAATTTACGGGCTGTTCGCATACCAAAGAAAAAGGGTGTGCGGTACTTGCCGCTTTAGAGCGAGGAGAAATTGAGCCTTCGCGCCATGCAAGTTATATAAGTATGTGGAATGATGTGAAAGATTTAAAGGAGTGGGAACTGAAGTGA
- a CDS encoding thiamine diphosphokinase, producing the protein MSRCIIIAAHNEVAVKSIVNIRADDFIICADGGYAFAAAEGIVPNLVIGDFDSFHGVVESGIEVERVAAEKDDTDTLLCLKRGIERGFEEFIIVGGIGGRLDHTLANLQTVAYGCERGCFVLLADKGNLVTMIGADTVKLPKVDGYKLSVFAFGDVCEGVCESGVKYPLTNATITNTFPIGVSNEIEAENAVISCKKGKLLLVMSKE; encoded by the coding sequence GTGAGTCGCTGTATTATCATTGCCGCCCACAACGAAGTAGCAGTAAAAAGCATTGTGAATATACGTGCCGACGATTTTATTATTTGTGCCGACGGCGGATATGCATTTGCAGCAGCAGAGGGGATTGTTCCGAACCTCGTAATCGGGGATTTCGACTCGTTTCACGGTGTTGTTGAATCCGGCATTGAGGTAGAACGGGTTGCCGCTGAAAAAGACGATACAGATACATTGCTCTGTTTAAAGCGGGGAATCGAACGCGGATTTGAGGAGTTTATCATTGTGGGTGGTATTGGCGGCAGGCTGGACCATACCTTAGCCAACCTGCAGACTGTGGCATATGGCTGCGAACGCGGCTGTTTTGTGTTATTGGCAGACAAAGGCAACCTTGTTACCATGATTGGTGCGGATACGGTGAAGCTGCCCAAAGTGGATGGATATAAATTATCGGTATTCGCATTTGGTGATGTATGTGAAGGGGTATGTGAGAGCGGGGTAAAATATCCGCTAACCAATGCAACCATCACAAACACATTTCCTATTGGTGTAAGCAACGAGATCGAAGCCGAGAACGCAGTGATTTCTTGTAAAAAAGGCAAATTACTGCTTGTAATGTCAAAAGAATAA
- the spoVM gene encoding stage V sporulation protein SpoVM: MKIVVVKSPRFLAPLLRLIFRIKKDD; the protein is encoded by the coding sequence ATGAAAATTGTTGTGGTGAAAAGTCCAAGATTCTTAGCGCCCTTGCTTCGACTGATCTTTAGGATCAAAAAAGATGACTGA
- a CDS encoding DUF3794 and LysM peptidoglycan-binding domain-containing protein produces MELKVIKESVTVNEVVYDSFTELPIECDVLLPDYCPDIMKVLKCCATPVFTQTTVEGGSLTVEGYALLELYYLSDNMKIRCSEHKTPFSKVLDLKGNPENPTVSVTATVDYLNCRAINQRRVDIRGAMTMSVKVIAQKSETVVSDAEGGGVQLRKSTMGTTCVVGTAERQFTVREDLELGYGKSAITSIVRKQVHAVVTDCKVISNKIVVKGELIISLFYLDENDEKPQTMQYNLPISQIIDLSGVDEDCKCDVRFRVISSDIQPKADLDGEATMLSAEVTICAVAKAYRNTHFSAVSDAFSTSYDSSFTESPMTALKLIEIVDDKHQYKEQMELPEDVATVMYMWCSAAFTGGKLEGNEAQLEGKLLLSMFARDNENNPVYFEKPVDFTHAIELSGNDDNLLADITMKPTSCEFTPVGDGKIEVRAEIAIGGALYSVIKGKVMSELAVDENKPQKRDGNTALTIYFAQQGECVWDIAKRYHTSVAAVMEENSLDKELLHNRTTLLIPLVV; encoded by the coding sequence ATGGAGCTAAAGGTTATCAAAGAATCGGTTACCGTAAATGAGGTGGTCTACGATTCATTTACAGAGCTGCCCATAGAGTGTGATGTTCTGTTGCCGGACTATTGCCCCGACATCATGAAGGTGCTTAAATGCTGCGCCACACCTGTGTTCACACAAACTACCGTGGAGGGCGGCAGCCTTACGGTGGAGGGGTACGCTCTGCTGGAATTGTACTACCTGTCGGACAACATGAAAATTCGGTGCAGCGAGCACAAAACCCCGTTTAGCAAAGTGTTGGATCTTAAGGGGAATCCTGAAAATCCGACTGTAAGCGTTACTGCCACTGTTGATTATCTTAATTGCCGTGCAATTAACCAGCGCAGGGTTGATATTCGCGGCGCCATGACAATGTCTGTAAAGGTAATTGCACAAAAAAGCGAAACCGTTGTGAGTGACGCAGAGGGCGGAGGCGTTCAGCTGCGTAAGAGCACAATGGGTACCACTTGTGTGGTTGGTACAGCAGAGCGCCAATTTACTGTGCGAGAAGATTTGGAGCTTGGTTACGGTAAGTCTGCAATTACATCAATTGTACGCAAACAAGTGCATGCGGTGGTAACAGACTGTAAAGTAATCTCCAATAAAATCGTGGTAAAAGGGGAACTAATCATTAGTTTGTTCTACCTTGATGAAAACGATGAAAAACCGCAGACCATGCAATATAATCTGCCTATCAGCCAGATTATAGATCTTTCGGGTGTGGATGAGGACTGCAAATGCGATGTGCGTTTCCGCGTGATATCCAGTGATATCCAACCCAAAGCAGATCTTGACGGTGAGGCGACAATGCTCTCTGCAGAGGTTACCATTTGTGCGGTTGCCAAGGCGTACCGTAACACGCATTTTTCGGCAGTTTCCGATGCATTTTCTACCTCTTATGATTCCAGCTTTACCGAAAGCCCAATGACAGCACTGAAGCTGATTGAGATTGTGGATGACAAGCACCAGTATAAAGAGCAGATGGAATTGCCCGAAGATGTTGCTACGGTAATGTATATGTGGTGCAGTGCCGCATTTACAGGAGGAAAACTCGAGGGCAACGAAGCGCAGCTAGAGGGGAAATTGTTGCTGAGCATGTTTGCACGGGATAATGAAAACAACCCTGTTTACTTTGAAAAACCAGTAGATTTTACACATGCAATCGAGCTTTCGGGCAACGATGACAATTTACTTGCAGATATTACTATGAAACCGACTTCGTGTGAGTTTACCCCCGTCGGCGACGGAAAAATTGAAGTCCGTGCAGAAATTGCCATCGGCGGTGCACTGTACAGTGTGATAAAAGGTAAAGTAATGAGCGAACTTGCTGTGGATGAAAACAAACCTCAAAAACGGGACGGCAATACCGCCCTAACAATCTATTTTGCACAGCAGGGCGAATGTGTTTGGGATATTGCGAAGCGGTATCACACCTCGGTGGCGGCGGTAATGGAGGAAAACTCACTCGATAAAGAACTGCTGCATAACCGCACCACATTGCTCATTCCGCTGGTTGTTTGA